The Castor canadensis chromosome 8, mCasCan1.hap1v2, whole genome shotgun sequence genome contains a region encoding:
- the LOC141425526 gene encoding olfactory receptor 6C6-like, with product MKNESWEDFILLGLTDDPQLQIVVFLFLFFNYILSLMANSVIILLILLDPCLKTPMYFFLRNFSLEISFTTVVIPRFMMSILTGDKRISYNSCATQFFFFFLLGLTEFYLLAAMSYDRYVAICRLLHYQIIMNSKVCQQLVLSSWVTGFLIILPPLLLGLKLDFCASRTIDHFLCDTSPVLQISCTDTHFIELLAFVLALVTLVITLFLVVLSYAFIIKAIVKFPSVQQRTKAFSTCSSHMVVVSITYGSCVFMYTKPSAKERVTFNKGVALLYTSVAP from the coding sequence atgaagaacgAATCATGGGAGGACTTTATTTTGCTTGGACTGACAGATGACCCTCAGCTACAAATTGTggttttcctgtttctgtttttcaattaTATCTTGAGCCTGATGGCAAACTCAGTCATCATCCTGCTCATACTGCTGGATCCCTGCCTCAAGACTCCAatgtatttcttccttagaaatttCTCCTTAGAAATTTCATTCACAACAGTGGTCATCCCACGGTTCATGATGAGCATTCTCACTGGAGACAAAAGAATTTCCTACAATAGTTGTGCaactcagtttttcttcttttttctattaggACTCACTGAATTTTACCTCCTGGCTGCCAtgtcctatgaccgctatgttgcCATCTGCAGACTCCTGCATTACCAAATAATTATGAACAGCAAAGTGTGTCAGCAACTTGTGCTCAGCTCCTGGGTAACTGGATTCTTAATCATCCTTCCTCCTTTGCTCTTGGGACTCAAGCTGGATTTCTGTGCTTCCAGAACAATTGATCACTTCCTATGTGACACTTCTCCTGTCCTGCAAATCTCTTGCACAGACACACATTTCATAGAATTGTTGGCTTTTGTTTTAGCTTTAGTGACGCTGGTCATCACATTGTTTCTAGTGGTCCTCTCCTATGCATTCATCATCAAAGCCATTGTAAAATTTCCTTCTGTTCAGCAAAGAACAAAGGCCTTTTCCACCTGTTCCTCACACATGGTTGTTGTCTCTATTACTTATGGGAGTTGTGTCTTTATGTATACGAAGCCATCCGCAAAGGAAAGGGTGACTTTCAATAAAGGTGTAGCTTTGCTCTATACCTCTGTGGCCCCTTAA